A genomic region of Miscanthus floridulus cultivar M001 chromosome 3, ASM1932011v1, whole genome shotgun sequence contains the following coding sequences:
- the LOC136547150 gene encoding UDP-arabinopyranose mutase 3-like: MASAPHAPTPLLKDELDIVIPTIRNLDFLEMWRPFFQPYHLIIVQDGDPSKTIRVPEGFDYELYNRNDINRMLGPKASCISFKDSACRCFGYLVSKKKYIYTIDDDCFVAKDPSGKDINALEQHIKNLLSPSTPFFFNTLYDPYRVGADFVRGYPFSLREGVPTAVSHGLWLNIPDYDAPTQLVKPLERNTRYVDAILTIPKGTLFPMCGMNLAFDRELIGPAMYFGLMGDGQPIGRYDDMWAGWCTKVITDHLGLGVKTGLPYIWHSKASNPFVNLKKEYNGIFWQEELIPFFQSVSLPKDATTVQKCYLELAKQVRAKLGKVDGYFNKLADAMVTWIEAWDELNPPKGGAPTANGPPKK, encoded by the exons ATGGCGTCCGCCCCGCACGCGCCGACGCCGCTGCTCAAGGACGAGCTGGACATCGTCATCCCGACGATCCGCAACCTCGACTTCCTGGAGATGTGGCGGCCCTTCTTCCAGCCCTACCACCTCATCATCGTGCAGGACGGCGACCCCAGCAAGACCATCCGCGTCCCCGAGGGCTTCGACTACGAGCTCTACAACCGCAACGACATCAACCGCATGCTGGGGCCCAAGGCCTCCTGCATCTCCTTCAAGGACTCCGCCTGCCGCTGCTTCGGCTACTTGGTCTCCAAGAAGAAGTACATCTACACCATCGACGACGACTGCTTC GTTGCCAAGGATCCATCAGGGAAGGACATCAATGCACTTGAGCAGCACATCAAGAACCTCCTGAGCCCTTCTACTCCATTTTTCTTCAATACTTTGTATGACCCTTACCGTGTTGGCGCCGATTTTGTTCGTGGGTACCCCTTCAGCCTTCGTGAGGGTGTCCCAACTGCTGTTTCTCACGGGCTTTGGCTCAACATTCCAGACTATGATGCCCCTACCCAGCTTGTTAAGCCCCTTGAGAGAAACACCAG GTATGTTGATGCTATTCTTACAATCCCGAAGGGCACCCTCTTCCCTATGTGTGGAATGAACCTTGCATTTGACCGTGAGCTCATTGGTCCTGCAATGTACTTTGGTCTTATGGGTGATGGCCAGCCTATTGGTCGCTACGATGATATGTGGGCAGGATGGTGCACAAAG GTGATTACGGATCATCTGGGCCTGGGTGTGAAGACTGGTCTACCCTACATCTGGCACAGCAAAGCAAGCAACCCGTTTGTGAACCTGAAGAAGGAATACAACGGCATCTTCTGGCAAGAAGAGCTGATCCCGTTCTTCCAGTCAGTCTCCCTTCCAAAGGACGCCACCACCGTCCAAAAGTGCTACCTCGAGTTGGCCAAGCAGGTGAGGGCGAAGCTCGGTAAGGTGGACGGCTACTTCAACAAGCTTGCCGACGCCATGGTCACGTGGATTGAGGCCTGGGACGAGCTGAACCCCCCAAAAGGCGGTGCCCCCACAGCAAATGGCCCTCCTAAGAAGTAA